In Channa argus isolate prfri chromosome 23, Channa argus male v1.0, whole genome shotgun sequence, the following are encoded in one genomic region:
- the LOC137108817 gene encoding insulin receptor substrate 2-like isoform X2, translating into MASPPATGGHLLSKGTNGVKKCGYLRKQKHGHRRFFVLREPSERCAARLEYYESEKKWRNKSAAKRVITLDSCLCVNKRADAKHKYLIALYTKDEYFAVAADNEQEQESWYMVLTDLIAEGKVYDSPASTSSLVGFEEASYGLISPATAAYKEVWQVNLKSKGLGQIKNLIGVYRLCLSSRNISFIKLNSETAAVSLQLMNIRRCGHSDNFFFIEVGRSAVTGPGEFWMQVEDSVVAQNIHETILEAMKAMKELSEFRPRSKSQSASTNPISVPTRRNLNNLPPSQTGLVRRSRTDSMAASSPGRKVTSCRIRTASEGDGSVTRPVSMSISVNGSPTSPNSGNHLSRSHTLSSGRTCRMLESSSNLHHSRSMPVSNSPPAASSPISMSPRGGAGISTPDKIRGPFSCSASISGSLSDTGFMLCDDYSSSPGETRFLTLTRSDTPDSLSSTPPSRDNSDPCGYMIMEGASGSRLGSEVLFDKAYRKRTHSLTTPRQQRVVAPLSSASLDEHTLMRMAHGQNPHSASPKVFYPEDYGDVEIGSSRSSSSNLGDDGYMPMTPGVAPQSGKIDNYVPMSPMCVSAPKQIVNPRVHPQGAASSTYKTNSPCSSSLEDNGYMRMWCGSKSSMESPERHGEYMNMSPGNPPPLHTPPDYNIGLIAEPALVRPSYQSGSLTLPAKPQTSNNEDNSQYVLMSPQSLRQRMGESDYYSVMHPNTPQTSPLSPSVPSPVRHTRADIMSYRGRLGRPNRLSLDTLRTLPSMNEHPLPGEPRSPGEYINIDFNGTTFSPPSIVSTESRSSSLASSSGGPGRSSLTDYINLELGSHSLKEADTPVEHLDALPELSMCPCSQEDGVYHLESEKGSQGLGEEVKNDYTEMTFGLTSSPPQLVPQNTASQSSRERRLSLEDQGVPEAIGVFLLGGSSSSTVDPDFSAKVVRANPQGRRRHSSETFSSTATVTPVFPSFARGDTVKRHSSVENISSRSSEGSDEEYSSPVNHQSLAGYANGLNYLALNLLDNRDVEKCEELVGFKPTSSCKGGINGLHSTPYVCLGFKEAATTVKD; encoded by the exons ATGGCAAGTCCTCCGGCGACGGGAGGACATCTGTTATCTAAAGGGACGAATGGCGTGAAGAAGTGCGGATACCTGAGGAAGCAGAAACACGGACACCGGCGCTTTTTCGTGCTGCGGGAGCCCAGTGAGCGCTGTGCTGCCCGGCTCGAGTATTATGAAAGCGAGAAGAAATGGAGAAACAAGTCTGCCGCCAAACGGGTCATAACTTTGGACTCCTGTCTGTGCGTAAACAAACGAGCCGACGCTAAACACAAGTACCTCATCGCCCTCTACACCAAGGACGAGTACTTCGCCGTGGCTGCAGACAACGAGCAGGAGCAGGAGAGCTGGTACATGGTCCTGACTGATTTAATAGCTGAGGGGAAAGTGTACGACAGCCCCGCTTCCACCTCCTCACTAGTGGGCTTTGAAGAGGCCAGCTACGGACTTATTTCTCCAGCCACAGCTGCTTATAAGGAGGTATGGCAGGTCAACTTGAAATCCAAAGGCTTGGGGCAGATCAAGAACCTCATCGGAGTGTACCGGCTGTGTTTGTCCAGCCGGAACATCAGCTTTATCAAACTGAACTCTGAAACAGCTGCTGTCAGTTTACAGCTCATGAACATTCGGAGATGTGGACACTCAGACAACTTCTTCTTCATCGAGGTCGGCCGGTCAGCGGTCACGGGGCCCGGGGAGTTCTGGATGCAGGTAGAGGACTCAGTTGTGGCTCAGAACATCCATGAGACCATCTTGGAGGCTATGAAAGCCATGAAGGAGCTGTCTGAGTTTAGGCCACGCAGCAAGAGCCAGTCTGCCAGCACTAACCCCATCTCTGTGCCCACCAGACGCAACCTCAACAACCTTCCTCCAAGTCAGACGGGTCTGGTGAGGAGATCCAGAACAGATAGCATGGCTGCCTCTTCTCCAGGGAGAAAGGTAACATCCTGTCGGATAAGAACGGCCAGTGAGGGAGATGGAAGTGTGACCCGCCCTGTATCTATGTCCATATCTGTGAATGGTAGTCCCACCAGTCCCAACTCTGGTAATCACCTCAGCAGGTCTCACACCCTCAGCAGTGGCCGCACCTGCAGAATGTTAGAGTCCTCCTCCAACCTGCATCACAGCCGCTCAATGCCAGTGTCCAACTCCCCTCCAGCTGCCTCCAGCCCCATCAGCATGTCACCCAGAGGGGGAGCTGGCATCTCCACTCCTGACAAAATAAGAGGCCCTTTCAGCTGCAGTGCCTCCATCTCTGGCTCCCTTAGTGACACTGGCTTCATGCTATGTGATGATTACAGCTCCAGCCCAGGTGAAACCAGATTCCTTACCCTGACACGCAGTGATACCCCTGACTCCTTGTCCAGCACACCTCCATCCCGCGACAACAGTGATCCTTGTGGGTACATGATAATGGAGGGGGCCAGTGGCAGCAGGTTGGGCAGTGAAGTACTGTTTGACAAGGCTTACAGGAAGAGAACGCACTCCCTCACCACACCACGTCAACAGAGGGTGGTGGCACCGCTGTCTTCAGCTTCCCTTGATGAACACACTCTCATGAGGATGGCCCATGGACAGAATCCTCACTCTGCCTCGCCCAAAGTTTTCTACCCAGAGGACTATGGAGACGTAGAAATTGGTTCATCCAGGAGCTCCAGCAGTAATCTTGGCGATGATGGCTACATGCCAATGACGCCAGGTGTAGCTCCCCAGTCTGGCAAGATAGACAACTATGTGCCCATGAGCCCCATGTGTGTCTCAGCACCAAAGCAGATTGTGAACCCTAGGGTGCATCCTCAGGGTGCTGCCAGCAGCACCTACAAAACCAACTCTCCCTGTAGCAGCTCCCTGGAAGACAATGGCTACATGAGAATGTGGTGTGGCTCCAAATCCTCCATGGAGAGCCCAGAAAGGCATGGTGAATATATGAACATGTCTCCTGGAAACCCACCTCCACTCCACACCCCACCTGACTACAACATAGGCCTGATAGCTGAACCTGCATTAGTGAGGCCCTCTTACCAGAGCGGTTCCCTGACATTACCTGCTAAACCCCAGACCTCCAACAATGAAGATAACAGCCAGTATGTGTTGATGAGCCCTCAAAGTTTGAGGCAAAGGATGGGGGAGTCAGACTATTATTCAGTGATGCACCCCAACACTCCTCAGACATCTCCACTCAGCCCCTCTGTGCCCTCTCCAGTCAGGCACACCCGGGCGGATATCATGTCCTACAGAGGGAGGCTGGGCAGGCCGAACAGGCTATCCCTGGACACCCTGAGGACCCTGCCCAGCATGAACGAGCACCCCCTGCCCGGAGAGCCCCGGAGCCCTGGAGAATACATTAATATAGACTTCAATGGCACCACATTCTCCCCACCCTCCATTGTTTCTACAGAGAGCCGGTCTTCATCTTTGGCCTCCAGCAGTGGGGGTCCAGGGAGGTCCTCTCTGACAGACTACATAAACCTGGAGCTTGGCTCACACTCACTCAAGGAGGCTGACACTCCTGTTGAGCATCTGGATGCTCTCCCAGAGTTGTCCATGTGCCCCTGCTCACAGGAGGATGGAGTGTACCATCTGGAGAGTGAGAAGGGGTCTCAGGGCCTTGGGGAGGAGGTGAAAAATGACTACACTGAGATGACATTTGGGCTGACCAGCTCACCCCCTCAGCTCGTCCCTCAGAACACTGCAAG CCAGAGCAGCAGGGAGAGGAGACTCTCTCTGGAGGACCAGGGAGTCCCAGAAGCCATTGGGGTCTTCCTTCTAGGAGGAAGCTCTTCCTCCACGGTGGACCCTGACTTCTCCGCCAAGGTAGTCCGGGCAAACCCACAGGGCCGTCGCCGCCACAGCTCCGAGACCTTCTCTTCCACTGCTACGGTGACCCCGGTGTTCCCTTCGTTCGCTCGTGGGGATACAGTAAAGAGGCACAGCTCAGTGGAGAACATCTCATCCCGGAGCAGTGAGGGCTCAGACGAGGAGTATAGCAGCCCGGTGAACCACCAGAGCTTGGCTGGCTACGCAAATGGACTGAACTACCTTGCCTTGAACCTGCTGGACAACAGGGATGTGGAGAAGTGTGAGGAACTGGTTGGCTTCAAACCCACCAGCAGCTGCAAAGGGGGTATCAATGGATTACACAGCACACCATATGTCTGCTTGGGGTTCAAGGAGGCTGCAACCACTGTCAAAG ACTGA
- the LOC137108817 gene encoding insulin receptor substrate 2-like isoform X1: MASPPATGGHLLSKGTNGVKKCGYLRKQKHGHRRFFVLREPSERCAARLEYYESEKKWRNKSAAKRVITLDSCLCVNKRADAKHKYLIALYTKDEYFAVAADNEQEQESWYMVLTDLIAEGKVYDSPASTSSLVGFEEASYGLISPATAAYKEVWQVNLKSKGLGQIKNLIGVYRLCLSSRNISFIKLNSETAAVSLQLMNIRRCGHSDNFFFIEVGRSAVTGPGEFWMQVEDSVVAQNIHETILEAMKAMKELSEFRPRSKSQSASTNPISVPTRRNLNNLPPSQTGLVRRSRTDSMAASSPGRKVTSCRIRTASEGDGSVTRPVSMSISVNGSPTSPNSGNHLSRSHTLSSGRTCRMLESSSNLHHSRSMPVSNSPPAASSPISMSPRGGAGISTPDKIRGPFSCSASISGSLSDTGFMLCDDYSSSPGETRFLTLTRSDTPDSLSSTPPSRDNSDPCGYMIMEGASGSRLGSEVLFDKAYRKRTHSLTTPRQQRVVAPLSSASLDEHTLMRMAHGQNPHSASPKVFYPEDYGDVEIGSSRSSSSNLGDDGYMPMTPGVAPQSGKIDNYVPMSPMCVSAPKQIVNPRVHPQGAASSTYKTNSPCSSSLEDNGYMRMWCGSKSSMESPERHGEYMNMSPGNPPPLHTPPDYNIGLIAEPALVRPSYQSGSLTLPAKPQTSNNEDNSQYVLMSPQSLRQRMGESDYYSVMHPNTPQTSPLSPSVPSPVRHTRADIMSYRGRLGRPNRLSLDTLRTLPSMNEHPLPGEPRSPGEYINIDFNGTTFSPPSIVSTESRSSSLASSSGGPGRSSLTDYINLELGSHSLKEADTPVEHLDALPELSMCPCSQEDGVYHLESEKGSQGLGEEVKNDYTEMTFGLTSSPPQLVPQNTASSQSSRERRLSLEDQGVPEAIGVFLLGGSSSSTVDPDFSAKVVRANPQGRRRHSSETFSSTATVTPVFPSFARGDTVKRHSSVENISSRSSEGSDEEYSSPVNHQSLAGYANGLNYLALNLLDNRDVEKCEELVGFKPTSSCKGGINGLHSTPYVCLGFKEAATTVKD, encoded by the exons ATGGCAAGTCCTCCGGCGACGGGAGGACATCTGTTATCTAAAGGGACGAATGGCGTGAAGAAGTGCGGATACCTGAGGAAGCAGAAACACGGACACCGGCGCTTTTTCGTGCTGCGGGAGCCCAGTGAGCGCTGTGCTGCCCGGCTCGAGTATTATGAAAGCGAGAAGAAATGGAGAAACAAGTCTGCCGCCAAACGGGTCATAACTTTGGACTCCTGTCTGTGCGTAAACAAACGAGCCGACGCTAAACACAAGTACCTCATCGCCCTCTACACCAAGGACGAGTACTTCGCCGTGGCTGCAGACAACGAGCAGGAGCAGGAGAGCTGGTACATGGTCCTGACTGATTTAATAGCTGAGGGGAAAGTGTACGACAGCCCCGCTTCCACCTCCTCACTAGTGGGCTTTGAAGAGGCCAGCTACGGACTTATTTCTCCAGCCACAGCTGCTTATAAGGAGGTATGGCAGGTCAACTTGAAATCCAAAGGCTTGGGGCAGATCAAGAACCTCATCGGAGTGTACCGGCTGTGTTTGTCCAGCCGGAACATCAGCTTTATCAAACTGAACTCTGAAACAGCTGCTGTCAGTTTACAGCTCATGAACATTCGGAGATGTGGACACTCAGACAACTTCTTCTTCATCGAGGTCGGCCGGTCAGCGGTCACGGGGCCCGGGGAGTTCTGGATGCAGGTAGAGGACTCAGTTGTGGCTCAGAACATCCATGAGACCATCTTGGAGGCTATGAAAGCCATGAAGGAGCTGTCTGAGTTTAGGCCACGCAGCAAGAGCCAGTCTGCCAGCACTAACCCCATCTCTGTGCCCACCAGACGCAACCTCAACAACCTTCCTCCAAGTCAGACGGGTCTGGTGAGGAGATCCAGAACAGATAGCATGGCTGCCTCTTCTCCAGGGAGAAAGGTAACATCCTGTCGGATAAGAACGGCCAGTGAGGGAGATGGAAGTGTGACCCGCCCTGTATCTATGTCCATATCTGTGAATGGTAGTCCCACCAGTCCCAACTCTGGTAATCACCTCAGCAGGTCTCACACCCTCAGCAGTGGCCGCACCTGCAGAATGTTAGAGTCCTCCTCCAACCTGCATCACAGCCGCTCAATGCCAGTGTCCAACTCCCCTCCAGCTGCCTCCAGCCCCATCAGCATGTCACCCAGAGGGGGAGCTGGCATCTCCACTCCTGACAAAATAAGAGGCCCTTTCAGCTGCAGTGCCTCCATCTCTGGCTCCCTTAGTGACACTGGCTTCATGCTATGTGATGATTACAGCTCCAGCCCAGGTGAAACCAGATTCCTTACCCTGACACGCAGTGATACCCCTGACTCCTTGTCCAGCACACCTCCATCCCGCGACAACAGTGATCCTTGTGGGTACATGATAATGGAGGGGGCCAGTGGCAGCAGGTTGGGCAGTGAAGTACTGTTTGACAAGGCTTACAGGAAGAGAACGCACTCCCTCACCACACCACGTCAACAGAGGGTGGTGGCACCGCTGTCTTCAGCTTCCCTTGATGAACACACTCTCATGAGGATGGCCCATGGACAGAATCCTCACTCTGCCTCGCCCAAAGTTTTCTACCCAGAGGACTATGGAGACGTAGAAATTGGTTCATCCAGGAGCTCCAGCAGTAATCTTGGCGATGATGGCTACATGCCAATGACGCCAGGTGTAGCTCCCCAGTCTGGCAAGATAGACAACTATGTGCCCATGAGCCCCATGTGTGTCTCAGCACCAAAGCAGATTGTGAACCCTAGGGTGCATCCTCAGGGTGCTGCCAGCAGCACCTACAAAACCAACTCTCCCTGTAGCAGCTCCCTGGAAGACAATGGCTACATGAGAATGTGGTGTGGCTCCAAATCCTCCATGGAGAGCCCAGAAAGGCATGGTGAATATATGAACATGTCTCCTGGAAACCCACCTCCACTCCACACCCCACCTGACTACAACATAGGCCTGATAGCTGAACCTGCATTAGTGAGGCCCTCTTACCAGAGCGGTTCCCTGACATTACCTGCTAAACCCCAGACCTCCAACAATGAAGATAACAGCCAGTATGTGTTGATGAGCCCTCAAAGTTTGAGGCAAAGGATGGGGGAGTCAGACTATTATTCAGTGATGCACCCCAACACTCCTCAGACATCTCCACTCAGCCCCTCTGTGCCCTCTCCAGTCAGGCACACCCGGGCGGATATCATGTCCTACAGAGGGAGGCTGGGCAGGCCGAACAGGCTATCCCTGGACACCCTGAGGACCCTGCCCAGCATGAACGAGCACCCCCTGCCCGGAGAGCCCCGGAGCCCTGGAGAATACATTAATATAGACTTCAATGGCACCACATTCTCCCCACCCTCCATTGTTTCTACAGAGAGCCGGTCTTCATCTTTGGCCTCCAGCAGTGGGGGTCCAGGGAGGTCCTCTCTGACAGACTACATAAACCTGGAGCTTGGCTCACACTCACTCAAGGAGGCTGACACTCCTGTTGAGCATCTGGATGCTCTCCCAGAGTTGTCCATGTGCCCCTGCTCACAGGAGGATGGAGTGTACCATCTGGAGAGTGAGAAGGGGTCTCAGGGCCTTGGGGAGGAGGTGAAAAATGACTACACTGAGATGACATTTGGGCTGACCAGCTCACCCCCTCAGCTCGTCCCTCAGAACACTGCAAG cAGCCAGAGCAGCAGGGAGAGGAGACTCTCTCTGGAGGACCAGGGAGTCCCAGAAGCCATTGGGGTCTTCCTTCTAGGAGGAAGCTCTTCCTCCACGGTGGACCCTGACTTCTCCGCCAAGGTAGTCCGGGCAAACCCACAGGGCCGTCGCCGCCACAGCTCCGAGACCTTCTCTTCCACTGCTACGGTGACCCCGGTGTTCCCTTCGTTCGCTCGTGGGGATACAGTAAAGAGGCACAGCTCAGTGGAGAACATCTCATCCCGGAGCAGTGAGGGCTCAGACGAGGAGTATAGCAGCCCGGTGAACCACCAGAGCTTGGCTGGCTACGCAAATGGACTGAACTACCTTGCCTTGAACCTGCTGGACAACAGGGATGTGGAGAAGTGTGAGGAACTGGTTGGCTTCAAACCCACCAGCAGCTGCAAAGGGGGTATCAATGGATTACACAGCACACCATATGTCTGCTTGGGGTTCAAGGAGGCTGCAACCACTGTCAAAG ACTGA